In Rutidosis leptorrhynchoides isolate AG116_Rl617_1_P2 chromosome 2, CSIRO_AGI_Rlap_v1, whole genome shotgun sequence, one genomic interval encodes:
- the LOC139889902 gene encoding uncharacterized protein, whose amino-acid sequence MKILSHNIRSFAVEGKFGWVRSLCVSERPDIAVFQETKCRNISDWWVQSLWGKNEFGFIQKDVIGNLGGMLMIWDKSSFDVKDAMENEFFQAIRGNWSHSGVESIIVNVYGPHNDVGKRLLWDSLSGLISNIDTTWLLCGDFNEVREASDRLNSQFIQYRATCFNNFILSNNLIEIPINGKRFTRISDDGLKFSKLDRFLVLDNFLKLWEDLSVIALDRRLSNHCPLILREKIIDFGPKPFKVFDEWFNCEEIGDIILDAWNQPITGNKRDCMFRDKLKNVKLAIKNWSKMSYGKLDSEINELKKEASEWEIKAESNQLSNEDRNMWLDCRRKWVEKEKTKSNMLK is encoded by the coding sequence ATGAAGATTTTATCACATAACATACGTAGTTTTGCGGTTGAGGGAAAATTCGGGTGGGTCAGGAGCCTATGTGTTTCTGAAAGGCCTGACATTGCAGTTTTCCAGGAAACCAAATGTCGAAATATCTCTGATTGGTGGGTTCAGTCATTGTGGGGAAAAAATGAGTTTGGGTTTATTCAAAAAGATGTTATCGGGAATTTGGGTGGGATGTTGATGATTTGGGATAAAAGTAGCTTTGACGTAAAGGATGCCATGGAAAACGAATTTTTCCAAGCAATTCGTGGGAATTGGTCACATTCGGGAGTGGAATCAATCATAGTAAACGTCTATGGCCCACATAATGATGTGGGGAAAAGATTATTGTGGGATTCATTGTCGGGTCTCATCAGCAATATTGATACGACTTGGCTATTGTGTGGGGATTTCAACGAAGTACGGGAGGCTTCGGATAGATTAAATTCACAGTTTATTCAATATAGAGCGACCTGTTTTAATAATTTTATCTTGAGCAACAACTTGATTGAAATCCCGATTAACGGGAAACGATTCACCCGTATAAGCGATGATGGACTAAAGTTTAGTAAACTCGATAGGTTTTTGGTTTTGGATAATTTTTTAAAACTTTGGGAAGACCTTTCGGTAATTGCTCTCGATCGTAGACTTTCGAATCACTGTCCTTTGATTCTCAGGGAAAAAATCATTGATTTCGGACCGAAACCTTTCAAAGTATTCGACGAATGGTTTAATTGCGAAGAGATTGGTGATATCATCCTAGATGCGTGGAACCAACCGATCACAGGGAATAAGAGGGATTGTATGTTTCGGGATAAACTGAAAAATGTCAAACTTGCTATAAAAAATTGGAGTAAAATGTCATATGGCAAACTCGATTCGGAAATAAATGAACTAAAAAAGGAGGCGAGTGAATGGGAAATAAAAGCTGAATCAAACCAACTATCAAACGAAGATCGAAACATGTGGTTAGATTGTAGACGAAAATGGGTGGAGAAAGAAAAGACTAAATCGAACATGTTGAAATAA
- the LOC139893308 gene encoding protein RESPONSE TO LOW SULFUR 3-like, with amino-acid sequence MAPSIAVPSVKNHQSPATVAQEEVLRRRNEELERELKRSLEREEKMKGELKKTWQRLRVAEDAEERLCSQLGELEAEAMDQARDYRQRLVTLMEQLSVAQKVIESGSVQML; translated from the coding sequence ATGGCTCCAAGTATAGCGGTTCCGTCGGTAAAAAATCATCAGTCGCCGGCGACGGTGGCTCAGGAGGAGGTGTTACGGCGGAGAAACGAGGAATTGGAAAGAGAATTAAAACGGAGTTTAGAAAGAGAAGAGAAGATGAAAGGGGAATTGAAGAAAACGTGGCAACGGTTGCGCGTAGCGGAAGATGCGGAGGAACGATTGTGTTCACAATTGGGAGAATTGGAAGCTGAAGCGATGGATCAGGCGCGTGATTATAGACAACGTTTAGTGACGTTGATGGAACAGCTTTCTGTTGCTCAAAAAGTAATTGAATCTGGTTCTGTTCAGATGTTGTGA